One part of the Gossypium raimondii isolate GPD5lz chromosome 1, ASM2569854v1, whole genome shotgun sequence genome encodes these proteins:
- the LOC105786876 gene encoding uncharacterized protein LOC105786876, translating to MESTVLNGRMARWKILLSEFDIVYVNQKAVKGSAIADFLASRALEDYEPLDFDFPNEDLMNVATAEENSQENHPWKLNFDGASSAVGNGIGAVLISPNGDHYPFTSKLGFDCTNNMAEYEDCIMGIRATMEQKIKVLEVYGDSALVIYQLKGEWETRDPKLICYRRLALELIEEFDSITFCYPTREENQMADALATLASMIQVNKLEDMEPIQISIYETPAHYYSIEKGENDDHPWYQGVLQYVKNREYPDQATENNKRTLRRLAIDYVLDGEILYKKGKDQVLLRYMDAVEAKRILEEVHEGICGTHVNGFIMARQIMRFRYY from the coding sequence atggagtcaaccgTGCTGAATGGAAGGATGGCTAGATGGAAAATTTTACTCTCTGAATTTGATATAGTATATGTAAATCAAAAGGCTGtcaaagggagtgcaatagcagaCTTTTTGGCTAGTAGAGCTCTAGAGGATTATGAGCCTTTAGACTTCGACTTCCCGAATGAGGACTTGATGAACGTGGCAACTGCTGAAGAGAATTCTCAAGAAAATCATCCTTGGAAGCTGAACTTCGACGGAGCATCAAGCGCTGTAGGtaatgggattggggcagtcctTATATCCCCTAATGGAGATCATTACCCTTTTACCAGTAAGTTGGGGtttgattgcactaataacatgGCCGAGTATGAAGATTGCATTATGGGTATACGGGCTACCATGGAGCAGAAAATTAAAGTACTAGAGGTATATGGAGATTcagcattggtgatataccaactcaagGGGGAATGGGAAACTAGAGACCCAAAATTAATTTGTTACCGGAGATTGGCTCTGGAGTTGATCGAGGAGTTTGACAGTATTACTTTTTGTTATCCTACGcgagaagaaaatcaaatggCTGATGCTTTGGCTACCCTAGCCTCTATGATCCAGGTGAACAAACTAGAAGACATGGAGCCTATTCAAATCAGCATTTATGAGACCCCGGCTCACTACTACAGTATTGAGAAAGGGGAAAACGATGATCATCCTTGGTACCAAGGTGTACTACAGTATGTGAAGAATCGTGAGTACCCTGATCAAGCAACAGAGAATAATAAGAGGACGTTGAGGAGGCTCGCCATTGACTACgtcttagatggagagattTTATATAAGAAAGGAAAGGATCAAGTACTATTGAGATACATGGATGCTGTCGAGGCcaagagaattttggaagaagtccatgagggtatctGCGGTACGCACGTCAATGGTTTCATAATGGCCAGACAGATCATGAGGTTCAGGTACTACTAG
- the LOC105786877 gene encoding uncharacterized protein LOC105786877, which yields MKEHLSKKNKLSDMETIALTEGYSAILTKKLPLKMKDPGSFTIPCSIGNHYLGKALCDLGIGHMKPTVVTLQLANRSLAQPEGQIKVILVPVDKFVFLTDFIILDCEVDQEVPIILGDKEECHTVDVVDDLRKNSMNKA from the exons atgaaggaACACTTGTCCAAGAAGAATAAGCTCAGTGATATGGAAACTATTGCACTGACAGAAGGCTATAGTGCTATTTTGACAAAAAAGTTACCACTCAAAATGAAAGATCCTGGGAGCttcactatcccatgttcaattggaaacCATTATTTGGGCAAGGCTTTATGCGACTTGGGAATTGGTCATATGAAACCTACTGTAGTGACATTGCAACTAGCTAATCGATCATTGGCTCAACCTGAAGGGCAAATCAAAGTTATCTTAGTTCCTGTGGATAAATTCGTTTTTCTgactgattttatcatactcGACTGCGAGGTAGACCAggaggttcccataatcttggg GGATAAAGAAGAATGTCATACTGTCGATGTGGTGGATGATCTAAGGAAGAATTCAATGAACAAAGCATAA